The genomic region ATTAGTCATTAAAGTTACTGAGTAACTGATAAAAGTAATATTACTGGCAGAGTGATCACAACAAATCATATCAAAGTTACTGGAGTAAGGGAGTGAAAGTATTATATTTGGTTGCGGAGCAGGTCAGACAAGAAGAGGCAGCAGGTGTGTGTGTCATCTTTATTGCGGAGGTGTGACAGGTGACAGGTGAGTTTCAGGTGAAGAGCTTGTCCCACAGCTCCACCTTCATGATGGCGCGTCCGACGGGGGACATGGTGACCTTGACGTCCATCTTGGTGTCGTGGAAGTCCAGGCAGCAGCCGCTGGCCTCCTGGCGCACGAAGCTCTTCATGTCCTTGTCGTAGTACATCTCCTTGTAGAGGTTCTGGTCCGTGTCCCGGCCCGTGGGGTAGAGACCCACACCCACCCAGTTCTTGTACAGGCGGTAGTCGAAGGGCACGGAGAACATGATGGCCAGCTTCTCCAGCGGCTGGTTGCTCTGCCGGTGGAAGATCTCGTAGGTCATCACGCCCACCGCGCCCGAGGTGGCCGCCTTGCTCTTGCTGAAGTTGCACACCTCGGTCTTGAGGGGGCGCACCGTGGGCTGGGGGGGGCTGTGGCAGTTGCCGCTGTCCAGGAAGACCCTGGGAGGGAAGACAGCCGCTGCTCACTCTGGGAGGACCAGATGGACGCTCACCTGTACTCACTTGGGGTTCATGAGGGCGTAGTCGCTGGTCAGGTTGGTGATCTCGATGGTCACGTTCCTGCGACTCTCCTGGTTGGCCGACAAGGCCTCGGCGGTCTCCGACATGATGGGGAAGACTGGCTGAGTGTGGGGCGGACTCTTCTGGAAGGAAGGAGGACGCTTCTTACCTGCCGCACGACAAAGTGACTTCTTGCTGGGATCTGCTGTGTCTTCACACCTGCGGGGCTCCGCCCACGGGGCGTGGCCCACGCTGCTATTGTGCCCAGCCGGTCCGTTCGGCATTCCGGGCGCCGCACCCTCAACCCGTCTCCGGACCTGTTTGGGGGCTTCTGCTGCACAGGTGTGGTGAGAACACAAGACGGTGTGTTGAGTCGGCTCCGCCCCAAGACTGTTGCACCTGGGCCAGGTCTCGCATGAGCACACCTGTATTGTTCTTTGACTtttctagctgtatgtacacaccactttgtagctgtatgtacacaccactttgtagctgtatgtacacaccactttgtagctgtatgtacataccactttgtagctgtatgtacacaccactttgtagctgtatgtacacaccactttgtagctgtatgtacacaccactttgtagctgtatgtacacaccactttgtagctgtatgtacacaccactttgtagctgtatgcacacaccactttgtagctgtatgtacacaccactttgtagctgtatgcacacaccactttgtagctgtatgtacacaccactttgtagctgtatgtacacaccactttgtagctgtatgtacacaccaCTTTGTAGCTGGATGTACACAccactttgtagctgtatgtacacaccaCTTTGTAGCTGGATGTACACAccactttgtagctgtatgtacacaccactttgtagctgtatgtacacaccactttgtagctgtatgtacacaccactttgtagctgtatgtacacaccactttgtagctgtatgtacacaccactttgtagctgtatgtacacaccactttgtagctgtatgtacacaccactttgtagctgtatgtacacaccactttgtagctgtatgtacacaccattttgtagctgtatgtacacaccactttgtagctgtatgtacacacctctttgtagctgtatgtacacaccactttgtagctgtatgcacacaccactttgtagctgtatgtacacaccactttgtagctgtatgtacacaccactttgtagctgtatgtacacaccactttgtagctgtatgtacacaccactttgtagctgtatgtacacaccactttgtagctgtatgtacacaccactttgtagctgtatgtacacaccactttgtagctgtatgtacacaccactttgtagctgtatgtacacaccactttgtagctgtatgtacacaccactttgtagctgtatgtacacacctctttgtagctgtatgtacacaccactttgtagctgtatgtacacaccactttgtagctgtatgtacacaccactttgtagctgtatgtacacaccactttgtagctgtatgtacacaccactttgtagctgtatgtacacaccactttgtagctgtatgtacacaccactttgtagctgtatgtacacaccactttgtagctgtatgtacacaccactttgtagctgtatgtacacaccactttgtagctgtatgtacacaccactttgtagctgtatgtacacaccactttgtagctgtatgtacacaccacttctacaaaccccgtttccatatgagttgggaaatggtgttagatgtaaatataaacagaatacaatgatttgcaaatccttttcaagccatattcagttgaacaaagacaacatatttcatgttcaaactcatgaacatttttttttttggcaaataatcattaactttagaatttgatgccagcaacacgtgacaaagaagttaggaaaggtggcaataaatactgataaagttgaggaatgctcatcaaacgcttatttggaacatcccacaggtgtgcaggctaattgggaacaggtgggtgccatgattggctataaaaacagcttcccaaaaaatgctcagtctttcacaagaaaggatggggcgaggtacacccctttgtccacaactgtgtgagcaaatagtcaaacagtttaagaacaacctttctgaaagtgacattgcaagaaattgagggatttcaacatctacgctccataatatcatcaaaaggttcagagaatctggagaaatcactccacgtaagcggcatggccagaaaccaacattgaatgaccgtgaccttccatccctcagacggcactgtatcaaaaaccaacatcaatctctaaaggatatcaccacatgggctcaggaacacttcataaaaccactgtcactaaatacagttggtcgctacatctgtaagtgcaagttaaagctctactatgcgaagcgaaagccatttatcaacaacatccagaaacgctgccggcttctctgggcccgaggtcatctaagatggactgatgcaaagtggaaaagtgttctgtggtctgacgaatccacatttcaaattgtttttggaaatattcaacatcgtgtcatccggaccaaaggggaagcgaaccatccagactgttatcgaagcaaagtgtaaaagccagcatgtgtgatggtatgggggtgtattagtgattgttgtagggtgaaagtgttgtagtcagcatgtgtgatggtatgggggtgtattagtggccaaggcatgggtaacttacacatgtgtgaaggcaccattaatgctgaaaggtacatacagcttttggaacaacatatgttgtcatccaagcaatgatatcatggacgcccctgcttatttcagcaagacaatgccaagccacgtgttacaacagcgtggtttcgtgaaaaaaagaatgcaggtactttcctggcccgcctgcagtccagacctgtctcccatggaaaatgtgtggtgcattatgaagcctaaaataggacagcggagactccggactgttgaaggactgaagctctacataaaacaagaatgggaaagaattccactttcaaagcttcaacaattagtttcctcagttcccaaacgttcatagagtgttgttaaaagaaaaggtgatgtaacacagtggtgaacatgccctttcccaactactttggcacgtgttgcagccatgaaattctaagttaattattatatgaaaaaaaaaatacttttatgagtttgaacatcaaatatgttgtctttgtagcatattcaactgaatatggcttgaaaaggatttgcaaatcattgtattctgtttatatttacatctaacaccatttcccaactcatatggaaacagggtttgtatgtcctTAAATGCACGCCACTCACACTCCTGCTCTCAGGATTtactgtggcccaccacttcatttcatGTGGCCCACTGCATCATTTGACGTGATCCACTacataatttaaagtggcccactacatcatttattgtggcccactcCATTATTTGATgtggcccactacatcatttaaagtggtccactACTTCATTTAAAGCAGCCCACTACATCGTTTAAAGTGGCCCACTACATAATTTAAAGTGCCCCACTACATCATTTGAAGTGGTCCACTGCATCATTTTCATGTGGGCCACTAAATAATTTAAAGTGAACCCACTACATTTTTGAGGTGGTCCGTTACATGATTTAACTTGGCCCACTACATGAATTAACGAGGCCCACAACACCATTTGAAGTGGCCCActacattatttaaagtggcccactacatcatttaatgtggcccactacACCATTTGATGTGGCCCACTACCCCATTTGAAGTTGCCCACTATACTATTTAAAATGGTCTActacatcatttaaattggcccactACAACATTTGATGTGGCCAACTATATTATTTAAAGTGGTCCACTACATCATTTAAACGGCTCACTACATCATTTAAGGTAGCCCACTACACCATTTGAAGTGGCTTACTATAATATTTAAAGTGGTCCACTACATCATTTAAACGGCTCACTACATCATTTAAGGTAGCCCACTACACCATTTGAAGTGGCTTACTATAATATTTAAAGTGGTCCACTACATCATTTAAATCGGCTCACTACACCATTTGAAGTGGCCCAGTACATTTTTTGAATTGGCCCACTACACCATTTGATGTGGCTTactacattatttaatgtggcttactatattatttaatgtggcccactatATTATTTAAATTGGTCCACTACAGCATTTGTAGTGGCCTACtatattatttaatgtggcccctctacatcatttaaagtggcccactatATTATTTAAATGGGCCCACTACACTATTTGAAGTGGCCCACTACACCATATGTATTGGCctactatattattatttggcccactacatcatttaaagtggcccactacACCATTTGAGGTGGCCCACTATATTATTTAAAGTGGACcactacatcatttaaagtggcccactatATTATTTAACTTGGCCCACTGCACCATTTGAAGTGGCCCACTACACCATTTGTAGTGGCCTACTACATCGTTGAAAGTGTCCCACCACAATGATGAGGGGGCGTGGTTGCccagaccacctcatctggttcctcccAGCGGCTTGACTCTGAGCTCCTCCCCGGTCTATCtcaggcttttattgtgaaaggttGTTGAATGACGGACCACACCCAGACATTCGGGTCAAGCAAGCTTTTATTGTGACATGAGGATCAGCCCATAGTGTTGTAGACCTCCAGCTTGACGATGGCGCGGCCCTCGTCGGACATGCAGGCCCTGACGTCCACCTGCTGGCCCTTGTAGACCACGCCCGAGCCGTCGGCCTCGTGGCGCACGAAGTCGCTGAACTCCTTCTCCTCGTACATGTGCTGGAAGAGCTTGTGGTCCACGGGCATGGCGTGCGGGAACACGCCCACGCCCAGCCAGTTCTTGTAGAAGGTGTAGTCGAAGGGCACGGAGAACATGAGCGCCACCACCTCCGTGCAGCGCCGCTGCTGCATGTTGAAGAGCTCGTAGGTCAGCACGCCCACCGCCCCCGACGCCGTGTTGTCGTCTTTGGTGAAGGAGCACACCTCGTTGCGGCCGGTGCGCACGGTGGGCTGGGGGGGGCTGTAGGGGTAGCCGCTCTCCATGTGGACCCTGCCAGGTGAGGGAAGGTGTTAGCGGGCAAAGAAAGGTGCTGCCGGCCGGCCACACGCTTACTTGGGGTTGGTGAGGCAGAAGGTGCTGGTCACGTTGCAGATCTCCACCGTGCAGTTGCGGTTGGTGGTCAGGCTGACCATGTGCGACTCCGCCGTCTCGGGCATCTTGACACGGGCGCTGGGCGGCGAGGAGGACCAAGAGGACGGCTGTGCGGCGTGCAGGACGAGGACAGGTGTAGCGCGGCGGAGGACGAGGACCTTGTGACCAGAGACTGGTCTTCAGCGTGCGGTGGAATGTGCGGGCCACGCCCACACCGCCGCAGGGGGCGTGGCTTGTGAACGGACAAAACCGACTGATGTTCTGCTTACAGGTAGAACAGGTTGTGTCACCTGTCACTGCTTGGCTCCTCCCACCTGGCTtttgacaaacacacacaaacacacattttaacacaaacaaacacacacacacacattttaacacagacagacacacacgctaaaacacatgcacacattttaacacaaacacacacacacacgttttaacacaaacacacacacacacattttaacacaaatacacacactaaaacacacacacacacacacattttaacacaaacaaacacacacacattttaacacaaatacacacactaaaacacacacacacacacacacacattttaacacaaacaaacacacacacattttaacacaaatacacacactaaaaaacacacacacacacaaacacattttaacacgaacaaacacacacacacacattttaacacagacagacacacacgctaaaacacatgcacacattttaacacagacaaacacacacacacacacgttttaacacaaacacacacacacacattttaacacaaatacacacactaaaaaacacacacacacattttaacacaaacaaacacacacacacatttgaacacaaacaaacactaacaaacatttgaacaaaaacaaacacacacacattgtgtcgTCCTGAAGTCAATTGTTAATATTCTTTACATAATTACTT from Nerophis ophidion isolate RoL-2023_Sa linkage group LG17, RoL_Noph_v1.0, whole genome shotgun sequence harbors:
- the LOC133535909 gene encoding uncharacterized protein LOC133535909, whose amino-acid sequence is MPNGPAGHNSSVGHAPWAEPRRCEDTADPSKKSLCRAAGKKRPPSFQKSPPHTQPVFPIMSETAEALSANQESRRNVTIEITNLTSDYALMNPKVFLDSGNCHSPPQPTVRPLKTEVCNFSKSKAATSGAVGVMTYEIFHRQSNQPLEKLAIMFSVPFDYRLYKNWVGVGLYPTGRDTDQNLYKEMYYDKDMKSFVRQEASGCCLDFHDTKMDVKVTMSPVGRAIMKVELWDKLFT
- the LOC133535912 gene encoding DELTA-sagatoxin-Srs1a-like; protein product: MPETAESHMVSLTTNRNCTVEICNVTSTFCLTNPKVHMESGYPYSPPQPTVRTGRNEVCSFTKDDNTASGAVGVLTYELFNMQQRRCTEVVALMFSVPFDYTFYKNWLGVGVFPHAMPVDHKLFQHMYEEKEFSDFVRHEADGSGVVYKGQQVDVRACMSDEGRAIVKLEVYNTMG